Within the Salmo salar chromosome ssa12, Ssal_v3.1, whole genome shotgun sequence genome, the region aagcaattaacccactgttcctaggccgtcattgtaaataagaatttgttcttaactgacttgcctagttaagttaaataaaagtaaaaaatccggccgtgattgggagtcggcTCACAAttggcggctcacaattggcccagcgtcgtccgggccgtcattgtgaaaaataatttgttcttaactgacttgcctagttaaataaaggttacgcaCACCATACTGACCAATAatgtattttgttggcatttacgtatgttcCCATTACCagaaaaacataatcaaaacctatttctttcacttacttgatgtgctgtttcgttgttcatttgttcagttgtttcattatcaaccaggatttctatggaacgccgtttgggtctttgcgtgtcttATTtgattcttatttgattaatggtggtcggaccatctatgtgaagctagccacaataaggattagccacatcAGTGGACTTTgaggttagccttcaaaataaaagtatggcataattctactatttgtatacatttgcatcactgtcaatgacatacttttattttgaaggcaaaccgcaaattccactattgtgcctaatccttactgtggctagcttcacaacacataacccggtccagttgagcctcactagccagatgaagctagctgactgcttataacgttagctttgggcaacagggttaagtagctggctagctatttattttcatgaactgaagttcaatttcaataggcaaacaacaagtggcaaccttgCTAATACTTACTTATAAGgtttcctaaatcattgctaagaataatgaaaatgactgcagtttctactggtcattgttttcaggctggttgtattggtgctagctaggtaccaagctaaagctagctaccctaGAAGTTTCAGTCtaacaaattatgctttattaccaacgcggtattgtaaacacatcgttcgtgtcCGCTGTTTGCTTGTTTgtagacttttttgtacagcttagacagtgctactgtatcttttttgacacgcaaagacccaaacgacgttccatagtatgtatgttgtgaagctaatagcagtgacgctattactgtgtaactccggtagggcaacatctgaaaaatagcacacTTAGTAGTGTGTACCAATGCTCGACCAGTCagcaaaagccaacatcacccacgacagagaacggttgattatcaagggcaatgaattccattatcttagctttaatggatttcacctttgagttgtctcgctgaaatgttcttactctttcaaatgactgctcgtcttgttgactgctcgatccacacagcagacattctgtgggctaggttaggaatgctgtgttgcacgtggaGCGCAAAATTTTACGTTGCATTATTACAttatgtacctacgttatataggtatgcacggtagCTTTGATATCGGTTTttgacatcgggccgataccgattTTGGCATTTTTGGCTAATATCGtacgattccgatatgttcaccgatatattgtgcatccctactcactactgtaagttgctctgtataagagtgtctactaaatgactaaaatgtaatcatTTGATTTAGACCTCTTGTTTGTGGTCATCTCACTTGTAGATCCCCCTATAAGTCTGTGTGTCATATGTAGTAATGGACAGCTGTTAGCTGGATCAGGTAGCTCATTACACTGGCtgggagagtgaaagaggagaTGATGATGCTGTAAACACATTCATCAACAAAACATTGGTCACTGGCAAACAGACCACTGTTGCACATATCCCCCCTAGTTTACATGTTTCtcttgattgggcatgatttcaACTGCTTTTGGTGGGGGGGAGGggtttgtttttttcctcatttAAAACTTGACTATGATTTTAGATGCGTTTTATCAGACTATATCATCTCTGTTAGCCCGGAATTAAAACCTTGTGTTAGTTGGTCAGCTGTGGGATTTAACTTTTGTGTTTTACTTGTTAGAAATTAAGAGTTCTAACAAAAACAAAGTCTCCACCCTCACAAAAGGAAACTCTCAGTCAAAGCCCCTCCTCTTCTGGTCCGTGtgggcacacacacagagcactcaAGGCGAAGCTGCTCAGATCTCACGCATCTCATTCAGTCCTGGCAGATTCTCTCGGTCTACACGCAGAATCTGCTCACTGGAGATTACAGAATATCTAACTTTTGTAGTTAATGTATACTTTTGTCTTTTTGCATTTCACTGCAACTGGTTTTATTGGATTTGAAAACTGATTATGGTAAATGGTTGTCCTTTTCTGATCCTGTAGCCCATCAGTAATGCTGACTTCATTGTACCTGTGGAGATTGAAGGAACAACACACCAGGTAACTTACAATGACTATGACATTCAGATCAACACAcatgtattgtgtgtatatactgtatgtgctcTATCGGACAAATTCAAATAATCAGCCTCCCAGTGTTTATGTTTAGCTATTGCAGCCAATTAGAGAAGTACAACTGCTTCGGAAATTGAACACATTTAACGTTAGTACATGAAATCAAATTTGAAATCAAAAGTGTTGTATAAATGTGTTCTTTTCAATGATCAAGATGGATTTACTTCGTAGTTATTGTAGAAGTCATAGCTACATATGTATCAATTGTAAAAATGTTAAAGCTGTATAGTACAGTTAAGCCAGGGGTCAGCGAGGGCTCCCTCACCCCACAATGGCCTCCTCGCCGTGGGACACTAGCCAAAGCTCTCTGGCTTCGGCCTGATTCAAGTAATCCAGGATAGGCTGGTTCCCGCCAGCACGGCCTATTCTCGATTACTTGTTTCAGGAGGCGGCTGCCAACTTCCAACACACCCTCTGGAACGACCACACCGACAGACGCTTGGACGCATTCCCTGACCCACAGACGGAATGAGTAGGAAAAAGCAGGCAGACCAAACAGGGAGGCAGGCCTCCATTGTATTCAGTaaatgtttaaccctttttttaaCCTTCCtgttcagttttttttatatgttggctttcttttcttttctgaaaTGTTGAACCAGGTTGTTGAATGGATGAAAGATGGATCCACTTGTGCTCACTAGCCTCTGTTTTCTTTTCACTGTTGCCTTTTCAGTTAGCCAACACATTAAGCTTGTTAAGCCAGGTGAGTCAACTCTGTAGCCAGTGAATAACTTTGATCAGATTGCAGATCAATAGATACTGTGGTCCTTACGGACTGGAGTTGTGTGAAGTTGctccagtcagttagttagtccaTAGACTAGTGTTCATAGATGGTCGCTGCTTGATAGCTGTACTTGATTCTACTTGCCAGATGCTTATAATAACCGTGCTGTGATGTGTCCCAGGTTTTTGTCCTGAAGAGGCCACATGTAGACGAGTTCCTCCAAAGGATGGGAGAGCTGTTTGAGTGTGTTCTCTTCACTGCAAGTCTTGCAAAGGTAACATTGCTTTTACTGTTTTGGAAAATTAACTGGTGCTTATACCATTTGCTCCACCTGGTGGCGATGAGATATGGCTCTTGAAAACGTAGCAATTCCAGCattgttaaagggatacttctgttttttggcaatgaggccctttatctacttccccagagttggatgaacttgtggataccaatTTTAAGTctctgtccagtatgaaggaagttagaggtaatgttgcgagccaatgctaactagcgttagttagttagttagttagcaatTGCCCTTGTGCTAGTTAGCAATTAACTTCAAACTgccgcagagacataaaaatggtatcctcGAGTTCATccaactctggggaagtagataaatggcctcattgccaaaatctcaaAGTATCCCTTCAACTCGTCTGTACCACCCAACATACCACTCTCCCCATACATCCTACTCTCTGTCCTACTCCCTGCCCTCTACCTTTCTGTTTTtatctttttctctccatctcctccctcccgtCTCCCCTGCAGTATGCAGACCCAGTGACCGACCTTCTAGATCAGTGTGGTGTGTTCCGGACGCGTCTCTTTCGGGAGTCCTGTGTGTTCCATCAGGGCTGCTATGTCAAGGACCTGAGCCGCCTGGGCCGCCAGCTCAACAAGACCCTCATCCTGGACAACTCCCCCGCCTCCTACATCTTCCACCCTGAGAATGCTGTAAGTGCTGCTGTCCAGCCCGAGCTTTACTGTCTCACCAAAGGCCTTACAGGCCTGTCCCAATGTAGAATCACTGAGGTGATCTTCCTGGTTTAAGCAAGGAGCTATTTGATGCCATCATGcccgttttttttattttctgaatgtgtgttttaaactgtggaAATCACTGAAAAGTGTATTTCCTTAATTAATAGCCTAATTtctctaaaatgtcaaatgttttaATCTATGTGTGTGTCCTCAGGTGCCTGTGGTGTCCTGGTTTGACGACCTGGAGGACACAGAGCTGCTGAGCCTCCTGCCCGTCTTTGAAGAGCTGAGTGAGGCGGAAGACGTCTATGCCAAACTGCAGCAGCTACGGGCCCCCTGACACGACACACCCCCTCTTACAAGCCAGAATCTCCCCCTCCCAGCCAGACCACACCCATCAACCGACGGAAAAAGACCAAACCTtacttacatacacacactgtgtgCGGTGTTAGTATCCTAGACACACACTCGGCAGTGTGTTTGTTTGGCCCCTGAACTGTGTGTCTGGACGGCTGTCCACTGTTCCTACtatcctcctcctcagtatgttAGCTGGTGCTGCAAAACTGCTGTTCTGGAAAAAATCCAACAAACACAATGCAAAGTGGCTCACTCTTTTCTCATTTTAAATGTACTCAAACACATACTAGTACTCCAATCATTTAAACTGACTGGCCAGATCTTTGTTTCTCCAAAAACGAGACTTAGATTTTATAGCACTAATTGCGACACAAAACAATTGACTGTACACACAACCTCTCTGCTTCGACAATAATCTCTGTACAAACACTTTGAAGGGGGACTCTAAAGCATTGCAAGGAAACTACAAAAACCACATAGTGATTTTAATTTCCATTTCTTAGTACAACAGCCTGTATAAAGGCGGTTTTTAAGGAAGTTTCTCCTGAATGGATTGAGTCCTTCAGGAAATTAATTTTAAAAGCTAAACCCAGTGGTCTTTCTGATCCAAGGCCagcatgacatgacatgacattacAGTGCATGACATGACATGATATGTCATGACCTCATTTGAGCAGACCTTACACGGGGAGCAAGGGATCTCCATCTTTGTGCCTTCTGAAAAGAAAAATTTATTAaatctgttttgtttttgtttttaaagaAAGCAAAAATTGCGTTGTTCCTTCCAGAAAATTGTTCTTTTTCAATTGTTAGGTTTTCTATAAATTTTTAAGATGTCTTTTAAATGTTTGATATGGTAAGAAGTGTAGATGACTTTTGTAATGTCTTGGATGTTGAGGAAGAACAGCCATACGTTAACAGCCTCTGTGTATGTTGTATTTACATGAAATCCTCCATTCTCATTAGCTGAAGATAACCTAATCCTCGGCCAATAGGGACCATTACAAACCAAGGGTCACACCATCGTGTAAAGGCAGGGCTGTAACATAAACCCTGCCTCTTTATGCAGATTCACCCTGAGATGCTTCAGGTACAGGACACTTGAGCTGGTTTCCCAACATTTTTGGAACCctcttttaaataaaaaaaagcccTTTGAACAGACTAATTTAGACTTTAAAGTTCGGTAGCAAATTTGGAGTGATTCTCTGCTGGTGTTTAGTCTGCTAAGGATGCCATATTGGTTAAACCGAGGCCTTTTTGTTACATTTTGTGTCAAACCTTCTGGGTGCCATATTTGGGTCACGTGAGGGACTTGTGATAAGTAGGCTGCTAAGAGTGAACACAATGTACACTAGTTTACCCCCTACCAGTTGCCCTTTATCCATAATTTGCCAAGTCATTTCCACTCAACTTTTACTATTTTAAAATGTATCCTATTTAAGGTCAGATATTTCGGTTTGTAAAAAAACGACATTACTGAGAAGTAAAAGTATGTGTTTTACAAATTCTCTTTGCGTTATTGCCTGTTCTAGAAGTTCTACAGTACTATCACTGACATCTTAGGTGTTGTACACATTGTGGGGTGGCAGTGGTTTTGTGGTGGCAAAAGCTGGATTGATTTAGCAAGATATGTTCTATTGCTCAAATTGTAACTGTaagcacacacagacatgccCAATCCTGACTAGTCACTGTATCCCAAAGAGATTTGTTTTGTGGTTG harbors:
- the LOC106565429 gene encoding carboxy-terminal domain RNA polymerase II polypeptide A small phosphatase 2, giving the protein MESSIITQVQKEESQLPSKTGQVNKSSPKKPRSRNIFKALFCCLRAQDAPQPPPPAQDILLPPEDNGTIAKVPETSLLPEVTPEDEGKICVVIDLDETLVHSSFKPISNADFIVPVEIEGTTHQVFVLKRPHVDEFLQRMGELFECVLFTASLAKYADPVTDLLDQCGVFRTRLFRESCVFHQGCYVKDLSRLGRQLNKTLILDNSPASYIFHPENAVPVVSWFDDLEDTELLSLLPVFEELSEAEDVYAKLQQLRAP